In the genome of Desulfuromonas sp. DDH964, one region contains:
- a CDS encoding N-acetylmuramoyl-L-alanine amidase, producing the protein MPLVRSLTILLLLFTLVAPCQAATSAADAYGAARKSYQRLQDSPKKQRYRDQWQRVIDAFLAIPQRYPDADEGARALYLAGKASEGLYDVSRIGSDARQAVALYLRLVAEYPRSSLADDALLLAAEIYSATLADPAAAARLYRQILADYPQGDMVAKARQACRELDGCSDPAPAAVKTATPSVAVVGGSAGAELTGVRFWSNPGYTRVVLDLSAPVQFLSNLLAGNPGKGVTPRLYVDLVGTVPASGLNDTTSVDDGLLKQIRSGRPAEERTRVVLDLVSFKDYKVFPLDDPFRIVIDVIGDGPILEPNRPALGPLPADDGISRILENTPVERPVKLHIPQKGNNALRRIVVDAGHGGKDPGAVGPGGSLEKDVTLALARELARRLEKDLGCEVVMTRDGDVFLPLEERTAIANKVGADLFISLHANASTKGSVYGIETYYLNFSKNDQAVAVAARENGTSLKQVGDLELILFDLMANSKINESSRLAAEIQNSLVAGLTRNYPSIRDLGVRQGPFYVLLGATMPSVLVESAFISHPREESRLKDPAFRARTADAIVRGVRNYATALKMIAAQ; encoded by the coding sequence ATGCCTTTGGTCCGCTCGCTGACGATACTGCTGCTCCTCTTCACCCTGGTGGCGCCGTGCCAAGCCGCCACCAGCGCGGCGGACGCCTATGGGGCGGCCCGCAAGTCGTACCAGCGCCTCCAGGATTCCCCCAAAAAACAACGCTATCGCGACCAATGGCAACGGGTGATCGATGCGTTTCTGGCCATTCCGCAGCGTTATCCCGATGCCGACGAGGGGGCGCGCGCCCTCTACCTGGCGGGTAAAGCGAGCGAGGGGCTCTATGACGTTTCGCGCATCGGCAGCGACGCGCGCCAGGCCGTCGCTCTCTACCTGCGGCTGGTGGCGGAATACCCGCGCAGCTCTCTGGCCGACGACGCCTTGTTGCTGGCCGCTGAAATCTATTCCGCTACGCTCGCCGATCCGGCCGCGGCGGCGCGCCTCTATCGGCAGATTCTGGCCGACTATCCGCAAGGCGACATGGTAGCCAAGGCGCGCCAGGCCTGCCGGGAACTGGACGGCTGCAGCGACCCGGCCCCCGCCGCGGTCAAAACGGCCACCCCTTCCGTGGCGGTGGTCGGCGGCAGTGCTGGCGCTGAATTGACCGGGGTGCGTTTCTGGTCCAACCCCGGGTATACCCGGGTGGTGCTCGATCTCTCGGCCCCGGTGCAGTTCCTCTCCAACCTCCTCGCCGGCAATCCCGGCAAGGGAGTGACGCCGCGGCTCTACGTCGACCTGGTCGGAACTGTCCCGGCGTCCGGTCTGAACGACACCACCAGCGTCGATGACGGCCTGCTGAAACAGATCCGCTCCGGCCGTCCCGCTGAAGAGCGGACCCGGGTGGTCCTCGACCTGGTCAGTTTCAAGGACTACAAGGTCTTCCCCCTCGACGACCCCTTCCGTATCGTCATTGACGTGATCGGCGATGGTCCGATCCTGGAACCGAACCGCCCCGCCCTTGGTCCGCTGCCGGCCGATGACGGCATCTCCAGGATCCTCGAAAATACCCCGGTCGAGCGTCCCGTCAAGCTGCATATTCCGCAGAAAGGGAACAACGCCCTGCGCCGCATCGTCGTCGATGCCGGTCATGGCGGCAAGGACCCCGGCGCCGTCGGGCCCGGCGGATCCCTGGAGAAGGACGTGACCCTCGCCCTGGCCCGGGAGCTAGCCCGCCGCCTCGAAAAGGACCTCGGTTGCGAAGTGGTGATGACTCGTGACGGCGATGTCTTTCTCCCCCTTGAGGAACGGACCGCCATTGCCAACAAGGTCGGCGCCGACCTCTTCATCTCCCTGCACGCCAATGCCAGCACCAAGGGGAGCGTCTACGGCATCGAAACCTACTACCTGAACTTTTCCAAGAACGACCAGGCGGTAGCGGTGGCGGCCCGGGAAAACGGAACCTCCCTCAAACAGGTCGGCGATCTCGAACTGATCCTGTTCGATCTGATGGCCAACTCCAAGATCAACGAGTCGAGCCGCCTGGCGGCGGAGATCCAGAACTCCCTGGTGGCGGGCCTCACCCGCAACTACCCCTCCATTCGTGACCTCGGCGTGCGCCAGGGACCCTTTTACGTCCTGCTCGGCGCCACCATGCCATCGGTCCTGGTCGAGAGCGCCTTCATCAGTCACCCGCGGGAAGAGTCCCGCCTTAAGGATCCAGCCTTTCGCGCCCGCACCGCCGATGCCATTGTTCGCGGTGTCCGCAATTACGCCACCGCTCTGAAGATGATTGCCGCCCAATGA